One genomic region from Sphingobacterium sp. UGAL515B_05 encodes:
- a CDS encoding ABC transporter permease translates to MIKNNIKIAFRNLTRNKGFMTINILGLAIGMTASILIILWVNSQLYYDRMYPKTDRIGIVGSVGRNDKGVSVYFVTPEPLAEVMKLEVPEIKQTCRLSKLSGFLFTAGDQKLIAGRGAFVDATFFSIFQLPVLAGNPADALADPSAIVLTKDLAITLFGSTDVIGKNIKIDSNEIVHVSAVLKEVPSNSQFAELQYLFPWAFAAKIGYTDNNWYNSSISTFVELYPNATFTSVQQKLKDISKRHADVKSENFLKPMKESYLYNEYKNGIVAGGRIEMVRVFVLIAGFIVLIACINFMNLSTAQSERRAKEVGVRKVIGAQKSSLIWQFLSESMLLSLISGIVALILVALIIPSFGDLIGRKLALPVGEGYFWAGFLGFILLTGILAGSYPAFFLSSFRPINVLKNRFFLFKQRINPRKALVVTQFAIAVLMIVSTLVIRKQILHAQHRDAGFNTDNLIYVIENGDATKNIAMIRHDLIDKGIATAVTRTMSPMTERWSGWGGASWEGKDPNRAIVFNRQSADDKLIETTGLTLLKGRDFDLANFPTDSMSAIINESAAEIMAMKDPIGNYIMDGEDKFTIIGVVKDFIQESPFKTVTPTVIEGASRTLGTVHIKLNPKLNISDALKKTEAVFKTYNPNYPFDYHFLDQEYSRKFQDAQRTGRLVSIFAGLTIFISCLGLFGLAAYMTESRTKEIGVRKILGASLFTLTKMLSKEFIVLVGISCLIAFPIAYWAMDGYISQYSYRISIGWGVFAVTACLTLLIVLLTVSTQSIKAALANPVKSLRDE, encoded by the coding sequence ATGATCAAGAATAATATCAAAATTGCTTTTCGCAATCTAACACGGAATAAGGGGTTTATGACCATCAATATCCTTGGCCTGGCCATTGGTATGACGGCAAGTATATTGATTATATTATGGGTAAATTCTCAGCTCTATTATGATAGGATGTATCCCAAAACAGATAGAATTGGGATTGTGGGGTCAGTTGGACGAAACGACAAAGGAGTTTCCGTTTATTTCGTCACTCCCGAACCTTTGGCGGAGGTGATGAAGCTGGAAGTTCCAGAAATTAAGCAGACTTGTCGATTAAGCAAGCTTAGCGGATTTCTGTTTACGGCTGGTGATCAAAAGCTCATCGCTGGTCGCGGGGCTTTTGTCGATGCCACTTTCTTTTCAATTTTTCAACTTCCCGTTTTGGCGGGGAATCCAGCGGATGCGCTTGCAGACCCTTCGGCCATTGTGCTGACAAAAGATTTGGCTATTACTTTATTTGGTTCAACGGATGTCATTGGAAAAAATATCAAGATCGACAGCAACGAAATAGTACATGTGTCGGCAGTTTTGAAGGAGGTCCCCAGCAATAGTCAATTTGCGGAATTGCAGTATCTTTTTCCTTGGGCATTTGCTGCTAAAATAGGCTATACGGATAATAATTGGTATAACAGTTCGATTTCAACTTTTGTTGAACTGTATCCCAACGCAACATTCACGTCAGTACAGCAAAAGCTAAAAGATATCTCCAAAAGGCATGCTGATGTCAAGAGTGAAAATTTTTTGAAGCCGATGAAGGAGAGTTATCTTTATAATGAATATAAAAACGGAATAGTTGCAGGTGGAAGGATTGAGATGGTACGTGTTTTTGTCCTTATTGCTGGTTTTATAGTATTGATTGCATGTATCAATTTCATGAATTTAAGTACGGCACAAAGTGAGCGCAGGGCAAAGGAGGTGGGGGTGCGAAAAGTGATCGGCGCACAGAAAAGTAGTCTGATCTGGCAATTTTTATCAGAATCAATGCTATTATCATTGATTTCTGGAATAGTCGCACTTATTTTAGTGGCTCTGATAATACCTTCCTTTGGCGATCTTATCGGAAGAAAACTAGCTCTTCCGGTAGGTGAGGGTTATTTTTGGGCCGGATTTTTGGGCTTCATTCTTCTGACAGGCATACTTGCTGGTAGTTACCCTGCTTTTTTTCTTTCTTCGTTTAGACCGATTAATGTGTTAAAAAATAGATTTTTCCTTTTTAAACAGAGAATAAATCCTCGAAAGGCTCTTGTTGTAACTCAATTTGCAATTGCGGTATTAATGATTGTTAGTACCCTTGTGATCCGAAAACAAATACTACACGCTCAGCATAGGGATGCCGGTTTTAACACGGATAATCTGATCTATGTCATAGAAAACGGAGATGCTACGAAAAATATTGCAATGATCCGACACGATTTGATTGATAAGGGAATCGCCACTGCTGTAACTCGTACCATGTCTCCGATGACTGAACGTTGGAGTGGGTGGGGAGGTGCATCATGGGAGGGTAAGGACCCCAATCGAGCGATTGTTTTTAACAGGCAGTCTGCCGATGACAAGCTGATTGAAACGACAGGGTTAACACTTTTAAAGGGGCGTGACTTTGACTTAGCTAACTTTCCTACCGATTCGATGTCAGCTATTATCAATGAATCTGCAGCGGAGATTATGGCGATGAAGGACCCAATCGGAAATTATATTATGGACGGTGAAGATAAGTTTACGATTATAGGTGTGGTTAAAGATTTTATTCAGGAATCACCGTTTAAAACAGTGACTCCAACAGTCATTGAGGGGGCGAGTAGAACGTTAGGGACCGTGCACATTAAGTTGAATCCTAAACTTAACATAAGCGATGCTTTAAAGAAAACCGAAGCTGTTTTTAAAACTTATAATCCAAACTATCCTTTTGATTATCATTTTTTAGATCAAGAATATAGTAGAAAGTTTCAAGATGCACAGCGGACAGGTCGCCTGGTAAGTATTTTTGCGGGCTTGACGATATTTATTTCCTGCCTTGGTTTATTTGGCTTGGCCGCATACATGACCGAAAGCAGAACAAAAGAAATAGGCGTTCGAAAAATCCTCGGGGCATCTTTATTTACCTTAACAAAGATGCTTTCCAAAGAGTTTATTGTGTTGGTAGGGATTTCATGTCTGATTGCATTCCCAATTGCCTATTGGGCTATGGATGGCTACATCAGTCAATATAGCTATCGAATATCAATTGGATGGGGGGTATTTGCAGTAACAGCGTGCTTAACTCTTTTGATTGTACTATTAACTGTGAGCACACAATCTATTAAGGCGGCTTTGGCTAATCCGGTTAAGAGCTTACGCGACGAATAG
- a CDS encoding DinB family protein, whose protein sequence is MSTTFMQLWLYNNWANTALLDKLKSEGEKVPPSCIRLFSHIVNAQIIWLSRLTGEKPPVGVWDEHSIVDCQRYHDLASEGFGQQIHDRNETDDEIVNYTNTQHQAFHNKANDILLHVFNHGTYHRAQIASEMRKNGIEPINTDYITFVRT, encoded by the coding sequence ATGTCAACTACATTTATGCAGCTGTGGTTATATAATAACTGGGCAAATACAGCACTACTGGATAAACTGAAAAGTGAAGGCGAAAAAGTACCTCCTTCTTGCATACGGCTCTTTAGCCATATTGTTAATGCACAGATCATTTGGCTAAGTCGATTAACGGGTGAAAAACCACCTGTTGGTGTTTGGGATGAGCACAGTATCGTCGATTGCCAAAGGTATCACGATTTAGCTTCAGAAGGATTTGGTCAGCAGATTCATGACAGAAATGAAACGGACGATGAAATTGTCAATTATACCAACACACAGCATCAGGCTTTTCATAATAAAGCCAACGACATTCTGTTACACGTCTTTAATCATGGTACCTATCACAGGGCACAAATAGCAAGCGAAATGCGAAAAAATGGCATTGAACCTATCAATACAGATTATATCACTTTTGTTCGCACATAA
- a CDS encoding OsmC family protein has product MSYKHTFKASLTWNHPEQPSVLGKKIYTKSHHIAIEGKTDLHVSAAKAFKGDPALYNPEDLLLSSLVSCHMMSYLYVCSQNSIEVLSYTDNAVATLETYGDGSGRFTEVTLHPEVLITNEFQIELALSLHAQAYKLCFIANSCNFDIQHRPKCKAI; this is encoded by the coding sequence ATGAGTTACAAACATACCTTTAAAGCGTCCCTAACTTGGAATCATCCTGAACAGCCTAGCGTTCTGGGTAAAAAAATTTATACGAAGAGCCATCACATTGCGATCGAAGGGAAAACAGATCTACACGTTTCGGCAGCGAAAGCATTCAAGGGTGACCCCGCATTGTACAATCCGGAAGATTTGCTACTTAGCAGCCTAGTTTCTTGTCACATGATGTCCTATTTATACGTCTGCTCGCAAAATAGCATCGAGGTTTTATCCTATACGGACAATGCTGTCGCTACCCTTGAAACGTATGGAGATGGCAGTGGTCGTTTTACAGAAGTTACATTACACCCCGAGGTTCTCATCACAAATGAATTCCAGATAGAGCTTGCTTTATCCCTACATGCCCAAGCATATAAGCTGTGCTTTATTGCGAATTCATGTAATTTCGATATACAACACCGTCCCAAATGTAAAGCCATCTAA
- a CDS encoding TCR/Tet family MFS transporter, with amino-acid sequence MMENSKKKAAIGFIFITLLIDITGWGIIIPVVPKLIEELIHSDISEAAKYGGWLGFAYAFTQFIFSPVVGNLSDKYGRRPIILISLFGFAVDYIFLALAPSIGWLFLGRVIAGLTGASFTTASAYIADISTDEDRAKNFGLIGAAFGLGFIIGPVIGGLLGHYGARVPFYAAAGLCMLNFLYGYFILPESLDKEKRRAFNWKRANPIGSFKFLGKHPEISGLIVALILIYIAGHAVQSNWNFFTMYKFDWTERMVGISLGVIGLLIGLVQGVLIRWTTPKLGEQKSIFYGLTLYAIGLLLFSFASEGWMMFVFLIPYCLGGICGPALQSVITKNVPSNEQGELQGALTSLMSATSIIGPPMMTNLFYYFTHDKAPFKFSGAPFFLAFILMTISVIIVYTTSRKKRNQQINL; translated from the coding sequence ATGATGGAAAATTCCAAGAAAAAAGCAGCAATCGGATTCATATTTATCACATTACTTATCGATATTACAGGTTGGGGAATCATTATTCCCGTCGTCCCAAAACTTATCGAGGAATTGATTCATAGCGATATCAGTGAAGCTGCAAAATATGGCGGCTGGCTTGGCTTTGCCTATGCTTTCACACAATTTATATTTTCTCCCGTAGTCGGTAACCTGAGTGATAAATATGGTAGAAGGCCAATTATATTGATCTCACTTTTTGGATTCGCTGTGGACTATATCTTTCTTGCCCTCGCACCAAGTATAGGGTGGCTATTTTTGGGTCGTGTCATAGCGGGATTGACAGGAGCCAGTTTTACAACGGCAAGTGCTTATATCGCCGATATATCTACGGATGAAGACCGGGCAAAGAACTTTGGCTTGATAGGTGCTGCATTTGGTCTGGGCTTCATCATAGGTCCTGTTATCGGAGGTCTACTCGGTCACTATGGTGCCAGGGTTCCCTTTTATGCGGCCGCAGGATTGTGTATGCTGAACTTCTTATATGGCTATTTTATCTTACCTGAGAGCTTAGACAAAGAAAAACGCAGAGCCTTTAACTGGAAACGTGCAAATCCAATTGGGTCTTTTAAGTTTCTTGGAAAACATCCGGAAATATCCGGCCTCATCGTTGCCTTAATTTTAATCTATATCGCAGGTCATGCGGTTCAAAGTAACTGGAACTTCTTCACCATGTATAAATTCGACTGGACAGAAAGAATGGTGGGTATCTCGTTAGGTGTTATTGGATTATTGATTGGATTGGTTCAGGGTGTTTTAATTCGATGGACAACACCCAAGCTTGGCGAACAAAAAAGCATTTTCTATGGATTGACCCTATATGCTATTGGACTCCTGTTATTCTCATTTGCGAGCGAAGGATGGATGATGTTCGTCTTCCTTATTCCCTATTGCTTGGGGGGTATTTGTGGACCAGCTCTTCAGTCTGTTATTACCAAAAATGTCCCTTCAAATGAACAGGGTGAACTTCAAGGTGCACTAACGAGCTTAATGAGTGCAACATCGATTATTGGCCCACCGATGATGACAAACCTATTTTATTATTTCACCCATGACAAGGCGCCATTTAAATTTTCGGGTGCTCCGTTTTTCCTAGCATTTATCCTGATGACGATTAGTGTGATCATTGTATATACTACGTCTAGGAAAAAGCGAAATCAACAAATAAATCTTTAA
- a CDS encoding MFS transporter, protein MIHTTEITNQNIELHVNSKRDIPVLTKPLLWLITLTTGVVVGNNYYNQPLLGLMAKDFHVSEAAISMIAMLTQVGFATGLLFIVPLGDMIKRKKLILSIFLIIIVSLLAMVFAPCLELLYIASFMVGFSSVVPQMLVPLTAELAAPEKRNSSIGMVMSGLLLGILLSRVAAGFIGDIWGWQAIYYIAIALMVLFMLLLAFALPDVNPTFQGSYLQLMHSLIHLTKTQPVLRLSALRGALGFAGFSAFWIALVFHLQEAPFHAGSAVAGSFGLIGAVGALAAALVGRISTHVSTYTVILGSIFILLLSWIVFYIGGNSYIGLIAGVILIDLGLQSMHISNQSAFFALNLGATNRLNTVYMFSYFAGGSLGSYLASLAWKYFQWNGVVLTGFCCTLLVLIIHICYDRRPKNFS, encoded by the coding sequence ATGATACATACAACAGAAATAACAAACCAAAACATAGAACTTCACGTAAACTCAAAGCGGGATATACCTGTTCTGACGAAGCCTCTTTTATGGCTTATTACCTTGACAACTGGAGTAGTCGTCGGCAACAACTATTATAATCAACCGCTTTTGGGATTGATGGCGAAAGACTTTCACGTTAGTGAAGCTGCAATTAGTATGATTGCTATGCTCACCCAGGTCGGTTTTGCAACAGGGCTACTCTTTATCGTTCCTTTGGGCGATATGATAAAAAGAAAGAAATTAATATTATCAATTTTTCTAATCATCATAGTCTCCTTATTGGCAATGGTCTTCGCTCCCTGCCTCGAGTTGCTCTATATCGCAAGCTTTATGGTTGGATTTAGCTCAGTCGTTCCCCAAATGCTCGTCCCCCTTACGGCGGAACTTGCTGCTCCCGAAAAACGCAATTCTTCAATCGGAATGGTCATGAGTGGCTTACTATTAGGTATTCTGCTCTCCCGCGTCGCAGCAGGATTCATTGGTGATATCTGGGGATGGCAAGCGATCTATTATATAGCGATAGCGTTAATGGTTCTATTCATGTTATTATTAGCTTTCGCACTCCCCGATGTGAATCCAACATTTCAAGGAAGTTATCTACAATTAATGCACTCATTGATCCATCTGACAAAAACTCAACCGGTATTACGGCTATCTGCACTCAGAGGTGCCCTAGGTTTTGCTGGATTCAGTGCTTTTTGGATTGCATTAGTATTTCATTTACAGGAAGCTCCTTTCCACGCGGGGTCCGCTGTAGCCGGATCCTTCGGATTAATAGGGGCTGTTGGCGCTCTAGCAGCAGCATTGGTCGGCCGGATTTCAACGCATGTTTCTACGTATACCGTTATTCTTGGTTCCATATTTATCCTGCTATTGAGCTGGATTGTATTCTACATCGGGGGGAATAGCTATATCGGATTAATAGCTGGTGTAATCTTAATTGACCTAGGTTTACAATCAATGCATATCAGCAATCAATCTGCTTTCTTTGCCTTAAATCTAGGGGCAACCAACCGACTAAATACAGTCTATATGTTTAGTTACTTTGCGGGTGGATCATTGGGTAGTTATTTGGCCTCGCTCGCCTGGAAATACTTTCAATGGAATGGCGTGGTATTGACAGGCTTTTGTTGTACACTACTGGTTCTCATCATCCATATCTGCTACGACAGACGGCCAAAAAACTTTTCTTAG
- a CDS encoding pirin family protein, producing MKKSIERIFQRPAQPGMVGDGFRVFNMIPGNGISQKRMSPFLLLDFNAAFDFGPSDHIRGVDVHPHKGFETVTIAYKGSVAHHDSSGNSGVIRPGDVQWMTAGAGILHKEYHEEEFSKKGGLFEMVQLWVNLPAKDKSTEAHYQAITADQMGKVLLPDAAGVVNVIAGKFQDTAGPANTYTPVNLFDIKLEEQHETNFLVPQNHNTAMLVVNGEVVVNGELAKEHSFVLFGHDGEEISIKATKNAVLLVLSGEPIDEPIVSYGPFVMNTQAEIYQAFEDFQAGKFGVLE from the coding sequence ATGAAAAAATCAATTGAAAGAATTTTCCAGCGTCCAGCTCAACCGGGTATGGTAGGGGATGGATTTCGTGTATTTAATATGATACCAGGGAATGGGATTTCCCAAAAGAGGATGAGCCCATTTCTTTTACTGGATTTCAACGCAGCATTTGATTTTGGACCTTCGGATCATATCAGAGGCGTGGATGTACATCCGCATAAGGGATTTGAAACCGTAACTATTGCCTACAAAGGTAGTGTAGCCCATCACGACAGTTCGGGAAACAGTGGTGTTATTCGTCCGGGTGATGTACAATGGATGACTGCCGGTGCGGGAATATTACATAAGGAATACCATGAAGAGGAATTTTCAAAAAAAGGTGGATTGTTTGAGATGGTTCAACTCTGGGTCAATTTACCAGCGAAGGATAAATCAACCGAGGCACATTACCAGGCAATTACAGCCGACCAAATGGGAAAGGTATTATTGCCTGATGCAGCAGGGGTAGTCAATGTCATCGCGGGAAAATTTCAGGATACGGCAGGGCCAGCGAACACCTATACGCCTGTCAATTTATTTGACATCAAATTGGAAGAGCAACATGAAACCAATTTTTTGGTTCCACAAAATCATAATACTGCGATGCTGGTTGTGAATGGGGAGGTTGTGGTCAACGGTGAACTTGCGAAGGAACATAGTTTTGTTTTATTTGGTCATGATGGTGAAGAGATTTCGATAAAGGCAACTAAAAACGCGGTTTTACTTGTGTTAAGCGGTGAACCCATTGATGAACCTATCGTGAGTTATGGCCCATTTGTAATGAATACACAGGCAGAGATTTACCAAGCCTTTGAAGATTTTCAAGCTGGCAAGTTTGGCGTACTTGAATAA
- a CDS encoding SRPBCC family protein, whose product MMKKDDFKISITVEAGAQRVFEAINNVRGWWSQNIEGPTAALHDEFIYHYQDVHRCRIQIETMETDRKVVWRVLENYFKFTQDEREWTNSSIIFDIVEDAGTTTLHFTHRGLNSQMECYQVCHDAWTYYIMDSLRQLILTGLGQPTPKEEIALGAMEENRIPHDPGTKSIYHRLLIETPVETVYKALTMAEGLAGWWTPDTRAKPEIGAILRFGFGPSYFKNMEVISLKPYSRVEWRCVKAFEEWIGTTLTFELEPQQKGCMLLFHHDGWANYSAEFASCSFDWALFFRSLKFFCEKGKGFPYPEFNV is encoded by the coding sequence ATGATGAAAAAGGACGATTTTAAAATAAGCATTACCGTTGAAGCAGGTGCTCAACGCGTATTTGAAGCAATCAATAATGTCCGCGGATGGTGGTCTCAAAATATTGAAGGGCCAACCGCTGCTTTGCATGATGAGTTTATATATCATTATCAGGACGTACATCGTTGTCGAATACAGATAGAAACGATGGAAACAGATCGTAAAGTAGTCTGGCGGGTCCTCGAAAACTATTTTAAATTCACCCAGGATGAACGGGAATGGACTAATAGTTCCATTATCTTCGATATTGTGGAAGATGCGGGTACAACTACATTACATTTCACTCATCGTGGGCTTAATTCCCAGATGGAATGTTATCAGGTATGTCATGATGCCTGGACGTATTATATAATGGACAGCCTAAGACAATTGATTTTAACGGGGCTGGGACAGCCTACTCCAAAGGAGGAAATAGCGCTGGGGGCTATGGAAGAGAATCGCATACCACATGATCCTGGGACAAAAAGTATCTACCATAGACTGTTGATTGAAACTCCTGTAGAGACTGTTTACAAGGCACTTACAATGGCGGAAGGACTAGCAGGCTGGTGGACACCAGATACGAGGGCAAAGCCGGAGATCGGTGCGATCCTGCGGTTTGGATTTGGTCCCAGCTATTTTAAAAATATGGAAGTTATTTCGCTGAAGCCTTATTCCAGGGTCGAGTGGCGCTGTGTTAAGGCATTTGAGGAATGGATTGGAACAACACTGACCTTTGAACTTGAACCTCAGCAAAAGGGATGTATGCTGCTGTTTCACCATGATGGCTGGGCAAATTATAGTGCGGAATTTGCTTCCTGCAGTTTTGATTGGGCGCTATTTTTCCGGAGTTTAAAATTTTTCTGTGAAAAAGGAAAGGGTTTTCCTTATCCCGAATTTAATGTATAA
- a CDS encoding EthD family reductase yields the protein MIAIYKTPTDREVFDKHYFEIHIPLAKTLPGLIRYEVAKGGIMSTTGHDDVYCIGTLYFESLAAIKIAFESEQGKACAVDRRILAPHDHDVQIYICDSIEV from the coding sequence ATGATCGCAATATATAAGACTCCTACGGATAGGGAGGTTTTTGACAAACACTATTTTGAGATACATATTCCCTTGGCAAAAACGCTTCCCGGACTTATTCGTTATGAGGTGGCCAAGGGTGGAATCATGTCGACGACTGGACACGACGATGTGTATTGTATTGGAACCTTATATTTTGAAAGTTTAGCAGCGATTAAAATAGCATTTGAGTCTGAACAAGGAAAGGCTTGTGCGGTTGACCGGAGAATCTTGGCACCTCATGATCATGATGTTCAGATTTACATATGTGATTCGATTGAGGTATAA
- a CDS encoding GlxA family transcriptional regulator, giving the protein MKHLTILVPDSQTGPNTISCIVGTYHVFTEANRYYDQLNREPIFNIELAGVSRQSNFVNGLLTVMTQKDIATIQKTDLIIVPAVISNFSAIEAGNSMLSAWILDHYTKGANVASMCTGAYLLASTGLLDNKNCSIHWKSAANFHKLFPKVNLKTEQIITDEQGIYTNGGGYSFLNLLLYLVEKFYDRQTAIYCSKIFQIDIARQTQSDFMIFNGQKSHGDEMVMRAQDYLENNFSEKISMEKLSEKFTVGRRNFDRRFIKATGNTPVEYLQRIKVESAKKELESSRKTVNEVMYAIGYTDIKAFREIFRRFTGLSPLEYKNKYNKAAIK; this is encoded by the coding sequence ATGAAACACCTAACGATCTTAGTTCCAGACAGTCAGACAGGCCCTAACACCATATCGTGCATTGTTGGAACATACCACGTATTCACAGAAGCGAACCGCTATTACGATCAACTGAACAGGGAACCTATATTTAATATAGAATTGGCAGGAGTTTCTAGGCAGAGTAACTTTGTCAATGGATTATTAACAGTCATGACGCAGAAAGATATCGCTACAATTCAAAAAACCGACCTCATTATTGTACCCGCTGTCATTTCCAATTTTAGTGCAATAGAAGCTGGGAATAGCATGCTCTCAGCATGGATATTAGACCATTATACCAAGGGAGCAAATGTTGCAAGCATGTGTACCGGCGCATATCTGCTCGCGTCTACGGGGCTTCTGGATAACAAAAACTGCTCTATCCATTGGAAATCAGCGGCAAATTTTCATAAGCTCTTTCCAAAGGTCAACTTAAAAACAGAACAAATTATTACTGATGAGCAAGGAATCTATACCAATGGTGGCGGTTATTCCTTCCTTAATCTTCTCCTTTACCTGGTCGAAAAGTTCTACGACAGACAGACGGCTATTTATTGCTCCAAAATATTTCAAATTGATATTGCCAGACAAACACAGTCCGATTTTATGATCTTTAATGGTCAAAAGTCACATGGAGACGAAATGGTCATGCGTGCCCAGGACTATCTCGAGAATAACTTTTCAGAAAAAATTTCCATGGAGAAGTTATCTGAAAAATTCACTGTCGGACGTCGGAATTTCGACCGTAGATTTATTAAAGCGACAGGCAATACGCCCGTGGAATATCTTCAACGGATAAAAGTAGAATCGGCAAAAAAAGAGTTGGAAAGTTCAAGGAAAACGGTAAATGAAGTGATGTACGCTATCGGGTATACGGACATAAAGGCTTTTCGCGAGATATTTCGTCGGTTTACAGGACTCTCTCCCCTTGAATATAAAAACAAATACAATAAAGCAGCAATAAAATAG
- a CDS encoding GNAT family N-acetyltransferase, protein MNFEPIQFSDLPVVTSLSPEGWGNVTIKIQHYIENPFCFPIKLLVNQKIVAIGATIVHNDVAWLGHIIVAPDERGKGYGKQTTQELIRIANRKKCRSIQLIATDMGAPVYTKLGFKESSSYLFFDDIQAPHLEEADNNIQYYQSRYKEQLLRLDLTTAAENRRCEIEPHFISGFIYVKNQTLRGYYLPSLGEGLIVANEQAAGMALLKMYLMQNSKVVLPKENTTAVSFLLNQGYPIKRQAKRMYLGENIDVQFQSIFNRIGGNLG, encoded by the coding sequence ATGAATTTTGAACCTATTCAGTTTTCTGATCTCCCTGTAGTAACGAGCCTAAGCCCAGAAGGATGGGGCAATGTGACGATCAAAATACAACATTATATAGAAAACCCTTTTTGTTTCCCCATAAAACTCCTGGTCAATCAGAAAATTGTGGCCATAGGGGCGACTATTGTCCATAATGATGTTGCCTGGTTGGGACATATTATTGTCGCTCCGGATGAAAGAGGAAAAGGCTATGGGAAACAAACCACCCAAGAACTTATTCGTATAGCAAACCGCAAAAAATGCAGGAGCATTCAACTCATTGCAACGGATATGGGCGCGCCGGTTTACACAAAGCTCGGCTTTAAAGAATCTTCTTCTTATCTTTTCTTTGATGATATACAAGCACCCCATCTTGAAGAAGCGGACAATAATATACAGTACTATCAATCCCGATACAAAGAGCAACTTCTGAGGCTCGACCTGACAACCGCAGCTGAAAATAGACGATGCGAAATAGAACCACATTTCATTTCAGGTTTTATTTATGTGAAGAACCAAACGCTCCGCGGTTATTATCTTCCTTCTTTGGGTGAAGGCCTTATTGTTGCCAATGAACAAGCTGCAGGAATGGCATTGTTAAAAATGTATTTAATGCAAAATTCCAAAGTTGTGCTACCGAAAGAGAATACAACCGCAGTTTCCTTTCTATTGAACCAAGGATATCCAATAAAACGTCAGGCCAAGCGCATGTACCTGGGTGAAAATATCGATGTTCAATTTCAGTCCATCTTCAATAGAATTGGTGGAAATCTAGGGTAA